The genomic segment TGGCCAAACATGCAGGGCTGCCGTGGGATTGCGTACTGTCGGCCGAGATCTTCGGTCACTACAAGCCTGATCCCGAGGCCTACCTGGGATGCGCCGACATCCTGGGCGTAGCGCCCGAGGAGACCATGCTGGTCGCCGCGCACCCCAGCGACCTGCGGGCAGCCCGCGACGCCGGCCTGCGGACCGCCTACGTCGACCGGCCGCTGGAATGGGGACAGCCAGGGCGCTATCGGGTTCCGTTCGAGGCCGACGAATTCGATGTCACCGCAACGGACCTCGTGGAGCTGGCCGACAAGCTCTAGGTTCGGCGTACGGTCCTAGAGCGCGGCGTTGATGTCGTCGACCCGGTCGCGGGCATCGCCGAACAGCATCTGGGTGTTCTCGCGGAAGAACAGCGGATTCTGCACGCCGGCGTACCCGGAGGCCATGGACCGTTTGAACACGATGACGTGTTCGGCATTCCAGACCGTCAGCACCGGCATGCCGGCGATGGGGCTGCCCGGATCTTCCGACGCTGCCGGGTTCACCGTGTCATTGGCGCCGATCACCAACACCACCGAGGTGTTGTCGAAGTCGTCGTTGATTTCGTCCATCTCGAGCACGATGTCGTAGGGCACCTTGGCCTCTGCCAGTAGCACGTTCATGTGTCCGGGCAGACGACCTGCGACGGGGTGGATACCGAATCGCACGGTGACACCACGCTCGCGCAGCTTGCGGGTCAGCTCGGCGACGCCGTACTGGGCCTGGGCGACCGCCATCCCGTAGCCCGGGGTGATGATCACCGAACTGGCCGACGACAAGAGTTCGGCGGCTCCCTCGGCGGTGATCTCGCGGTGTTCGCCGTAGTCCTTGTCCTCGGCCGGTCCCGCTTCGATACCGAACCCACCGGCGATGACGGAGATGAATGAGCGGTTCATCGCTTTGCACATGATGTAGGACAGGTAGGCACCCGAAGATCCGACCAGGGCGCCGGTGACGATCAACAGATCGTTCGACAGCAAGAAGCCCGAAGCTGCTGCGGCCCAGCCGGAATAGCTGTTGAGCATCGACACCACGACGGGCATGTCGCCACCGCCGATCGAGGCGACCAGGTGCCAGCCCAGCAGCAGCGCCAACACCGTGACGACGATGAGGAGCCACAGCTGCGGTTCGATGACGAACCAGACGGTGAACACGACGAACAACACCAGGGCGCCGACATTGAGAAAGTTCTTGCCGGGCAACATCAGTGGCGCCGATTTGATCCGCGCCGACAGTTTCAGGTTGGCGACGATCGATCCGGTGAACGTCACCGCGCCGATGAAGACGCCGATGAAGACCTCGGCGGAGTGGATGCCAAGCATGCCCTCGTTGCTCAGCACTGCGGCCTCGGCGCCGGCCAGATCGTGTTCGACGTGCAGGTAGCCGTTCCAGCCGACCAACACCGCCGCCAGACCGACGAAGCTGTGCAGCAAGGCAATCAGCTCGGGCATACCGGTCATCTCGACGACGCGGGCACGCCACAACCCGATCGCGGCACCGATGGCCATGGCTGCGATCAGCAGGCCCAGGCCGAGCGGCTCGATGTGGCGGGCGAGTGCCAGCGCGATGGTGGCGACCAGGGCCACGACCATGCCGGCCATACCGAATGTGTTTCCGGCCCGCGATGTTTCGTGCTTGGACAACCCGGCCAGCGCCAGGATGAACAGCAGGGCCGCGACGACGTAGGCCGCGGTGGCGGCCGTTTCCAATGTGAACAAGTCAGCTCCTCGAGAACATCGCGAGCATGCGACGCGTCACCGCGAAGCCACCGAAGATGTTGATACTGGCAAGCAGGATGGCGACGGCGGCCAGTGTCGTGACGATGACGTCACCGTGGCCGATCTGGAGCAGTGCGCCGACGACGATGATGCCCGAGATGGCGTTGGTCACCGACATCAGCGGGGTGTGCAGGGCGTGGTGCACATGGCCGATGACGTAGTAGCCGATCACGATCGCCAGTGCGAAGACCGTCAGGTGCACCTGCAGTGCGGCCGGGGACAACGCGATGAGCAGGAACAGCAGCGCGGCGGCGCCGAAGGTGATGCCGAGCCGGCGGCCCATCGTCATCGGTTGTTTGGTCTGCTGCACTGCCGGAGCGGCTGTCGCGGCCGGTGCCGGGGCAGCAGATACCTGTACCGGTGGCGGTGGCCACGTCGTCTCGCCGTCGCGGACCACGGTGACCGACCGCTGCACGACGTCGTCGAAGTCGAGGACGAGCGTGCCGTCCTTTTCCGGGGTCAGCAGTTTGAGGAGGTTGACCAGGTTGGTGCCGTAGAGCTGTGATGCCTGGGCGGGCAGCCTGCCGGCGAGGTCGGTGTAGCCGATGATCGTCACGCCGTTGTCGGTCAGGACAGCCTGGTCCTTGACGGTGCCCTCGACGTTGCCACCGTTGGCTGCGGCCATATCGACGATGACACTGCCCGATTTCATCGACGCGACCATGTCGGCGGTGATGATGCGCGGTGCGGGCCGCCCCGGAATCAGCGCCGTCGTGATGATGATGTCGACATCCTCGGACTGCTCGGCATACAGCTGCGCCTCGCGGGCCTTGTAGTCGTCACCCATCTCCTTGGCATACCCGGTAACCGATACCTCATTTTCGCTGGCCTCAGGTCCTGCGATCGAAAGATACTCACCACCAAGGGATTTGACCTGATCGGCAACCTCGGGGCGTGGGTCGGTGGCGCGCACGATGGCACCCAGGCTGCCCGCGGCGCCGATCGCCGCCAGCCCGGCCACACCAGCGCCGACCACCAGCACCTTGGCCGGCGGGACCTTGCCAGCCGCGGTCACCTGGCCGGTGAAGAACCGGCCGAAGGTGTGCGCTGCCTCGACGACTGCGCGGTACCCGGCGATATTGGCCATCGACGACAGGACGTCCAGAGACTGGGCTCGCGAGATCCGCGGGACCGCGTCCATGGCCAGCACCGTGATGGGCCGCTTGGACAGTTCCTCGACGAGTTCGGGCTTCAGTGCGGGGGAGATCAGGCTGATCAGTGTTGCCCCGTCGCGCAGTGCAGCGATCTCGGCGCTGGTGGGTGCATTGACCTTCAGGACGATATCGGTGCCCAGCGCCTCCGCGGTGGTCCCGACGGCGGCACCGGCCTCGACGAATGCCTCGTCGGAGAAGCTCGCCGCGACACCCGCACCGGACTCCACCAGTACCTCGTAACCGAGCTTGATGAGCTGTCCGACCGTCTGTGGTGTGGCGGCGACACGTGTTTCCCCAGGCAGAGACTCACGTGGGATCCCGATGATCATCAGTGCGATCCGATCTGGTTGGTCATGGGCGGGGCGGGGTGGAGGATGCAAGTGTATGGAACGGCGGAATTCGACCGCACATGCAGTACCCCGAGTATCGGTCGGCGCTGGCCGAAGATGCCGAGTCGGGCACGAGAGCGGTACGAATATCCGAGAATGGACACCTGTCTATTCTTGACAACCATCGTTGTCGTGCAGCTTCATTGCTTCGTGACAGTGCGCACAGCCCCGATCTGTTCGATTGCAGGACAGGTGTCCAGTTGAGTCGCCCGATATGGCCCTAGGCTCGGCTTGGTGAGCATCGGCGGCATCGTTCTCGTCGGCCTGGCGATCGCCGTCGGGCTGGTCGGTGTCATCCTGCCGCTGCTACCGGGCACCCTGCTGGTCTATGCGGCGATCGCAGTCTGGGCGGTCATCGAGCACACCGTGGTCGCCTGGGTGGTGCTCGGGGTGGTCACCGCGGTGCTCGGCGCGAGCCTGCTGATCAAGTACCTGTGGCCGGCCCGGCGGATGCGCGCGGGCGAGGTCGGCAGGTGGACGATGGCGGCGGGTGCGGTGCTCGGCATCATCGGCTTCTTCGTGGTGCCGGTGATCGGGCTGCTGCTGGGCTTCGTGCTCGGCGTGTACCTCGCCGAGCTGGCGGCCCGCCGAGATCAGCGGCGCGCATGGGCGGCGACGGTAATGGCGCTGAAAGCCGCCGCGCTGTCGGTCGGCGTCGAACTCACCGGCGGCCTGATCGCCACCGCGGTGTGGGTGGCCGGTGTACTGCTAACCCAGTAGCTCTTTGCGCGTGCGCGCGACGTCCTCTTCGGACACCCCGGCGGTCCGCAGGAAGCCGTCCAGGTCGCCGTAGTTCTCGGCGATCACCCGGTGCGCGGTTTCCAGATAGCCCTCTCGCACGCCAAGCACCCCGTTGGTCAGGCGCGCCTCCGCGAACGTGGCGATCTCCGGTGTCTCACCGGCCCGGCTGACGATCGACTCCATGATCCGCTCACGCAAGGACTCGACGGCGTCATTGCTGCGCAGGAAATCGGTCAGCACTTTGTCCCGCGGCACTCCGATGGATTCCAGCACGACCGCGACGGTGAACCCGGTGCGGTCCTTGCCCGCGAAGCAGTGCGTGATGACCGGACGGCCCGCGCTGAGCAGCGAAAACACCTGCCGCACAGCGCGTTGCGCACCGGCGAGGACCGGGAACTTCTCGTACTCGCCGGTCATGAAACGCTCGGCGGCGTCCTCGACGTCCTCGTCGTCGACCTTCTCGGTCATCATCTTCTGCCAGCTGGTCTCGTGCGGTGCCTCCGCCGTCGTATTCGACAGGTCGGGGAACGGCAGCAGGTGAATGGCGACGCCGTCGGGCACCGCACCCGCACCGCGGCGCTCGAGCTCCTGCGGGGAGCGCAGGTCGGCCACATCGGTGATGCCCAAGCCGCGGAAAGCTTCCCGGCCGTCGTCGTCGAGCCGGCTGAGCTCACTGGACCGGAAGAATTTCCCCGGCCGGATCCCGGTGGTATCGGCGATATCTCGGAAGTTCCAGGCCCCGGACAGCTGAGTATGGCTCACGCGCCGGTCACCGCCGCGGCGAAAGCGCTTTGCTCCGCGCCGATTTCGGCTCGGGCGATGCTGCGCATGTGGACCTCGTCGGGGCCGTCGAAGATGCGCATGGCGCGCTGCCAGCCGTACATCCGCGCGAGCGGGAAGTCATCGCTGACCCCGCCGCCGCCATGCACCTGGATGGCGCGGTCGATGACGTTGCAGGCCATCTGCGGCGCGACGGCTTTGATCTGGGCGACCAGATTGCGGGCCTCTTTGTTGCCGTGCTGGTCGATGGTCCAGGCGGCCTTCTGGCAGAGCAGCCGAGCCTGGTCGATCTCGTTGCGGGACAAGGCAATCTGCTGCTGCACCACACCCTGCTCGGCGAGCGGCTTGCCGAACGCGATGCGGGTGCGGGCGCGGTGGGTCATCAGCGCCAGCGCACGCTCGGCCACCCCGATCGCGCGCATGCAGTGATGAATGCGGCCAGGCCCCAACCGCGCCTGGGCGATCGCGAAGCCCATGCCCTCCTCGGCCAGCAGATTCGAGGCAGGCACCCGCACGTTGTCGTAGATCACCTCGGCATGGCCGTGCTGGTCCTGCCAGCCGAACACCGACGTCGACCGCAGGATCTTCACCCCGGGAGTGTCGGTGGGCACCAAGATCATCGACTGCTGCTGGTGCGATGCGGCGTCGGGGTTGGTGCGGCCCATGACGATCAGGATCTTGCAGCGCGGGTCGTTGGCGCCCGACGTCCACCACTTGCGGCCGTTGATGATGTAGTCGTCACCGTCGCGGACCATCTGGGTCTGGATGTTGCGGGCGTCGCTGGAGGCCACCGCCGGCTCGGTCATCGAAAAGGCGCTGCGGATCTCGCCGGCCAGCAGCGGCTCGAGCCACTTCTTGCGCTGCTCCTCGGTAGCGAACAGATGCAGGGTCTCCATGTTGCCGGTGTCGGGCGCCGCGCAGTTGATCACCTCGGGCGCGATCTCGGTGCTCCAGCCGGTCAGCTCGGCCAGTGGCGCGTACTCCAGGTTGGTCAGCCCCGACTCGGCAGGCAGGAACAGGTTCCACAGACCCTGCTTCTTCGCCAGCACCTTGAGCTCCTCGACCACCGGCGGCACGGTGAAGTCGCCGGGGCCTGCGGCCTCGCGGTATTCGTCGTAAGACTTCTCGGCCGGGAAGACGTGTTCGACCATGAACTCGGTGAGGCGTTTGTGGTAGTCAGCACCCTTGGCAGACATGGCGAAATCCATGACCGCCACGATATGACACCCGTCTAAACACCGACGAGGCCCTCCCTTATGACCATAGGGAGGGCCTCGTAGGCATGTGGAGTAAGCGGGTTATCGACCAATAGACCTCCGGGTTTCGGCGGACGGGTGACGGGTGGTGCTCATCTGTGGCCTCCTCGCTCGTGCGCAGTTTCGCGGCTGCTGGGTGGAGTTACAGGTGGATGTCGACCAAGCCGGCGGTCGCGGCGGAGAGGCTCAGGCCCATGGTGTCGCTGGCGGCGGGAGTGTCGACGATCAACGTGCCGGCCAAGACGCCCACCGCGAGCGTGGGTCCCGCCAGGGCGGTGGTGAAGCGACGAGTGAATGTGCGGTCCATGTCCGTCTCCTTGCTCCTGCGGCCGATGGTTTTCGGCGATGAATCGACTATCGCGCGCAGGCCATGACCTGTCTGTCCGCTGATAGGACCTGGTGGGGGATGAAGTGTTTGTCCCCCGATTGGCGGACCCCTGTGGAAAGCTCCTGGCATGCCCGATAACCGGAAGGTGCGAGTCGTCGTCGGCGACGACCATCCGCTGTTTCGCGACGGTCTGGTTCGGGCCCTGTCCGGCAGCGGCGAGGTCGACGTGGTGGCCGAAGCCGAGGACGGTGCGTCGGCGCTCGCGGCGATCAAGGAACACACCCCCGACGTCGCGCTGCTGGACTACCGGATGCCCGGTATGGACGGCGCCGAAGTGGCCGCCGCCGTGCGCCGCGACGAGCTGTCGACGAGGGTTCTGCTGGTCTCCGCGCACGACGACGCCGAAATCGTTTATCACGCATTGCAGCAGGGGGCGGCCGGCTACCTGCCGAAGGACTCCAGCCGATCCGAGATCGTCAACGCCGTGCTGGACTGCGCCAAGGGCCGTGACGTTCTGGCGCCGCGACTGGCATCGGGTCTGGCCGTCGAAATTCGCCGCCGCGCTGAGCCTTCCGGGCCGTCGCTGAGTTCGCGGGAACGCGAGGTGCTCGGCATGATCGCGAGCGGACGCAGCATCCCGGCGATCGCCGAGGCTCTGTTCCTGGCGCCGTCGACGGTCAAGACCCACGTGCAGCGGCTCTACGAGAAGTTGGGGGTTGGGGACCGGGCTGCGGCAGTCGCCGAGGCGATGCGGCGGGGACTGCTTGAGTAACCTCCCGGGCCCACTGAGCCGCGCGGCCGATTTTCTGGGCACCGAGCCGGTGCGGGTCGCGGCCGTCC from the Mycolicibacterium crocinum genome contains:
- a CDS encoding acyl-CoA dehydrogenase family protein, producing MSAKGADYHKRLTEFMVEHVFPAEKSYDEYREAAGPGDFTVPPVVEELKVLAKKQGLWNLFLPAESGLTNLEYAPLAELTGWSTEIAPEVINCAAPDTGNMETLHLFATEEQRKKWLEPLLAGEIRSAFSMTEPAVASSDARNIQTQMVRDGDDYIINGRKWWTSGANDPRCKILIVMGRTNPDAASHQQQSMILVPTDTPGVKILRSTSVFGWQDQHGHAEVIYDNVRVPASNLLAEEGMGFAIAQARLGPGRIHHCMRAIGVAERALALMTHRARTRIAFGKPLAEQGVVQQQIALSRNEIDQARLLCQKAAWTIDQHGNKEARNLVAQIKAVAPQMACNVIDRAIQVHGGGGVSDDFPLARMYGWQRAMRIFDGPDEVHMRSIARAEIGAEQSAFAAAVTGA
- a CDS encoding response regulator, whose product is MPDNRKVRVVVGDDHPLFRDGLVRALSGSGEVDVVAEAEDGASALAAIKEHTPDVALLDYRMPGMDGAEVAAAVRRDELSTRVLLVSAHDDAEIVYHALQQGAAGYLPKDSSRSEIVNAVLDCAKGRDVLAPRLASGLAVEIRRRAEPSGPSLSSREREVLGMIASGRSIPAIAEALFLAPSTVKTHVQRLYEKLGVGDRAAAVAEAMRRGLLE
- a CDS encoding tyrosine-protein phosphatase; the encoded protein is MSHTQLSGAWNFRDIADTTGIRPGKFFRSSELSRLDDDGREAFRGLGITDVADLRSPQELERRGAGAVPDGVAIHLLPFPDLSNTTAEAPHETSWQKMMTEKVDDEDVEDAAERFMTGEYEKFPVLAGAQRAVRQVFSLLSAGRPVITHCFAGKDRTGFTVAVVLESIGVPRDKVLTDFLRSNDAVESLRERIMESIVSRAGETPEIATFAEARLTNGVLGVREGYLETAHRVIAENYGDLDGFLRTAGVSEEDVARTRKELLG
- the pntB gene encoding Re/Si-specific NAD(P)(+) transhydrogenase subunit beta, which encodes MFTLETAATAAYVVAALLFILALAGLSKHETSRAGNTFGMAGMVVALVATIALALARHIEPLGLGLLIAAMAIGAAIGLWRARVVEMTGMPELIALLHSFVGLAAVLVGWNGYLHVEHDLAGAEAAVLSNEGMLGIHSAEVFIGVFIGAVTFTGSIVANLKLSARIKSAPLMLPGKNFLNVGALVLFVVFTVWFVIEPQLWLLIVVTVLALLLGWHLVASIGGGDMPVVVSMLNSYSGWAAAASGFLLSNDLLIVTGALVGSSGAYLSYIMCKAMNRSFISVIAGGFGIEAGPAEDKDYGEHREITAEGAAELLSSASSVIITPGYGMAVAQAQYGVAELTRKLRERGVTVRFGIHPVAGRLPGHMNVLLAEAKVPYDIVLEMDEINDDFDNTSVVLVIGANDTVNPAASEDPGSPIAGMPVLTVWNAEHVIVFKRSMASGYAGVQNPLFFRENTQMLFGDARDRVDDINAAL
- a CDS encoding Re/Si-specific NAD(P)(+) transhydrogenase subunit alpha; translation: MIIGIPRESLPGETRVAATPQTVGQLIKLGYEVLVESGAGVAASFSDEAFVEAGAAVGTTAEALGTDIVLKVNAPTSAEIAALRDGATLISLISPALKPELVEELSKRPITVLAMDAVPRISRAQSLDVLSSMANIAGYRAVVEAAHTFGRFFTGQVTAAGKVPPAKVLVVGAGVAGLAAIGAAGSLGAIVRATDPRPEVADQVKSLGGEYLSIAGPEASENEVSVTGYAKEMGDDYKAREAQLYAEQSEDVDIIITTALIPGRPAPRIITADMVASMKSGSVIVDMAAANGGNVEGTVKDQAVLTDNGVTIIGYTDLAGRLPAQASQLYGTNLVNLLKLLTPEKDGTLVLDFDDVVQRSVTVVRDGETTWPPPPVQVSAAPAPAATAAPAVQQTKQPMTMGRRLGITFGAAALLFLLIALSPAALQVHLTVFALAIVIGYYVIGHVHHALHTPLMSVTNAISGIIVVGALLQIGHGDVIVTTLAAVAILLASINIFGGFAVTRRMLAMFSRS
- a CDS encoding DUF456 domain-containing protein, translating into MSIGGIVLVGLAIAVGLVGVILPLLPGTLLVYAAIAVWAVIEHTVVAWVVLGVVTAVLGASLLIKYLWPARRMRAGEVGRWTMAAGAVLGIIGFFVVPVIGLLLGFVLGVYLAELAARRDQRRAWAATVMALKAAALSVGVELTGGLIATAVWVAGVLLTQ